TTCCCCTTGGGTATTTCCTTCCCTGCTGGTTCCGGGTTAGTAGCCTTTGCAGGGGCGTTGGGTGTGATGCCTCTAGATATGCCAGAATCTGTTTTGGTACGTTTCCAAGGGGAATTGCAACCAGGTGTGACTCTACGGGATATTGTTAACGCTATTCCTTACGTAGCTATTCAAAAAGGTTTGCTCACAGTAGAGAAACAGAACAAGAAAAATGTCTTTGCTGGGCGGATAATGGAAATAGAAGGCTTGCCTGATTTGAAAGTTGAGCAGGCTTTTGAACTTACCGATGCTACAGCCGAACGTTCTTGTGCTGGTTGCACGATTAAACTGAGTATTGAGACAGTTTCCGAATATCTGCGTTCTAATGTTGCTTTGTTGAAAAACATGGTAGCGCGTGGTTATGGCGATGCTAAAACTATCCTGCGTCGCGTTGCCAAAATGGAAGAATGGTTAGCAAACCCTGTGTTAATGGAAGCAGATCCTGATGCTGAGTATGCGGAAATAATCGAAATTGATTTGAACGAAATCAAAGAACCAATTGTGGCAGCACCGAATGATCCTGATAATGTGAAATTATTATCGGAAGTTGCAGGCGATCGCGTTGATGAAGTGTTCGTTGGTTCTTGTATGACGAATATTGGTCATTATCGCGCTACAGCTAAAGTTTTGGAAGGTGCAGGCGCAGTCAAAACCCGTTTGTGGATCTGTCCACCAACTCGTATGGATGAACACCAATTAAAAGAAGAAGGTGTGTATGGTGTTTTTGGTGCGGCGGGTGCGCGGATGGAGTTACCTGGTTGCAGCTTGTGCATGGGGAACCAAGCGCGGGTTGCTGATGGTGCAACGGTGTTTTCCACCTCTACGCGCAACTTCAACAACCGTATGGGTAAGGATGCGCGAGTGTATCTTGGTTCAGCTGAATTAGCAGCAGTTTGTGCGTTATTAGGACGAGTTCCCACAGTGCAGGAATACATGGACATTGTGGCAACTAAGATTCATCCTTTTGCTGGGGAATTGTACCGATATTTGAATTTTGATCAAATTGCTGGTTTCGAGGATGAAGGTAGGGTGATTGCGTTGGAAGATATGCCTAAAATTGAGGATATTTTGGGTATTCCGGCTGGTACGTTGCGTACTCCATAATTTGCGTACTCCATAATTAAAGTTAGGGTGGGCGATGCTCACCCTATTTTGTGAGTGGGAATGAAAGTGTGTATTTTTGAAACACTAAGACACAAAGAAGATAACTTTATAGAATTTCCACTTTAACGGAGTAATTGATACTTATACCAATTTGAAAAAAGAATGCGACAGATGGTAAAAATAGACAGAAGTAGCATTCAGGGTATGTGATGGTAGGGGTAACACAGATCGAGATAGTTGATAGTGTCGAGGAACTAGAGAAGTTGCTCAGACATCAAAAACAGTCTCGGAGCAAAGAACGTATACAAGCCCTATATCTGATTAAAGGGCAAGAAATGAGTGTAAGTGAGATTGCTAAAATCTTGGGAAAACATCGAGCTACAGTACATCGATGGTTGGCAGATTATCGAGAAGGAGGAATTGAGGCGGTTGTTGAATTTGGAACGAGTTCAGGTCGAAAAAGAGCAATACCAGATTGGGCTGTATCGAGTTTGAAAAAACAACTCGAACAACCAGAAGGTGGGTTTCAACGGTACACACAAATACAACATTGGTTAGAAAAAACCTTGGGTGTGCAAGCTGAGTACGCAACTGTACATCATCTGGCACGTTACAGGCTCAAAGCCAAGCTGAAAGTCCCACGTCCGCGTAACCGAAAACAGGACGAAGAAAAACTAGAGTCTTTTAAAAAAAACTCGGTGATGACTTGCAATTAATTGCTCAATACAGTGCCATTATCTTGCCCCAGTACGAAAATATTCGTTATTTTGTACAAGATGAGAGTCGATTTGGACTCAAAACCATTGAAGGACGTAAAATTACTCTTCCCGGAGTTAAGCCTATTGGTGATTGGCAGTGGCAATTTAAAGCGTTCTGGCTATATGGAGCAGTTGAACCACTTACTGGGGAAAGTTTATTTTGGCAGTTTTCTCATGTTGATACCGAATGCTACCAACAATTTTTGAACGAGTTCGCTGCCTGTTATCCCAAATCACTTAACATTCTCCAAGTTGATAACGGCTTATTTCATAAAGCTAAACGTTTACAAATTCCAGAGAATATTGTTCTTTTGTTCCAGCCTGCTCATTCTCCTGAACTGAATCCCATAGAGCGCGTTTGGGAATATCTCAAGCAAGACTTGAAATGGGAGCTATTTGATCACCTGGAGCATCTGCAAACCAAGGTTGCTCAACTCCTAGCTCTCCTCACTCCTCAAATTGCTGCTTCTTTGACTGGTTATGACTTCATCCTCAATGCCTTATCTGTCGCAAACATTTTTTGAATTGGTATTACTTAATATGAAGAATTAATATGTCAAAACCAATTAAGACAAAGTGCTGGCTATTGGGTTGCTTTGTGTCTAGAAAATGGAATTGTAGGGCAGGGGAATACTCAAGAAGGTGCAGTTAGCAAGTTAAAAGAAGCAATTGATTCTTTTGAAGATGTGTATGAAACTGAGATCAATATTTATAAAGCACCTATTTCTATAAAAGAATTACATGAATTTTTAACTATAGAAGAACAAAATTCGGAAATTTATGAATTAAGGAAAGTCTATGCCTAAAAACATTCCCTTTCTAAAACCTAAAGAGTTGATCAAGATTTTAGAGAAAGCAGGCTGCACGTTTCATAGAGAGGGAAAAGGTCAATAATTTTATCAGTAACTTTTGGCCTAAGTATCCGCACTGTCATTTTTTGAACGTTTCGAGGTGTGAAAAATTCACCGTGATTGTCTTCAGAACTCGAAACGTCGAGTGTTTTACTTGAAACATCAGCTTCAAAACTCGAAACATCGAGCTTTTTACTCCAAAAATCGAGATCAGAACTCGAAACATCAAGCAATTTACTTCAACATCCAAGTTCTGAGCTTCAACATTACACCTCGGAAAGGACAATTATCGAGCTATTTTCTACAACGCTGCTGCTTGAGACTTGGATTTGCGAGATTTTCGTGCGAATCTTTGCCCCATTTCCTCAACTACTGCATCTAATCCTGATCCTTGTCCACTAGCTTTGGTATGGTTATACATCTGCCCAACAAGTATCATCGACCAACTCTTGCAACTATGTCAACCATAGCAACAACTTTTGGTAAAAGGCGATCGCGATCACCTGAAGCTCTAAAATTAAAATGTCACCCACACATAGGATTACGCTGTAATACACATTAATACACATAATTCATCTAAGCTACAAAAAACAAATAAATAACAAAAGCCTCCCTTTGTGGTGTGGGGAGGCTTTTGTATGAAAAAAAGTCCTGGCATCGAGCTATTTTGACAGGAGGCAACCCTCCAACTATCGTCGCCGCAGCAGCGTTTCACAACTGAGTTCGGGAAGGGTTCAGAGTGGTTCCACCGCGCCATAGACACCAGGAAAGGCTAATGGGTAATTGGTAATTGGTAATATTTAGTTGGAGCTATTACCAATGAGCAATTAGCAATCAACAAAACCCTGAAGACTGCATAGAATGTTGAAGCGAAACAATGTTAAAGGTGAGGTCAAGCCCTCGGTCTGTTAGTACTCCTCAGCTTCATACATTACTGCACTTCCACTTAGAGCCTATAAACAGGTGTTCTACCTGTGACCTTACTGGATTGCTCCATGAGAGTACTCATCTTGAGGTGGGCTTCCCACTTAGATGCTTTCAGCGGTTATCCGCTCCGCACATGGCTACCCAGCGTCTACTGTTGGCACAATAACTGGTACACCAGCGGTGCGTCCTTCCCGGTCCTCTCGTACTAAGGAAGGCTCCTCTCAATACTCTTACGCCTGCACCGGATATGGACCGAACTGTCTCACGACGTTCTGAACCCAGCTCACGTACCGCTTTAATGGGCGAACAGCCCAACCCTTGGGACGTACTTCCGCCCCAGGTTGCGATGAGCCGACATCGAGGTGCCAAACCTCCCCGTCGATGTGGACTCTTGGGGGAGATCAGCCTGTTATCCCTAGAGTAACTTTTATCCGTTGAGCGACGGCCATTCCACGCTGCGCCGTCGGATCACTAAGGCCTAGTTTCCTACCTGCTCCACTTGTTGGTGTTGCAGTCAAGCTCCCTTTATGCCTTTACACTCGTCGCACGGTTTCCAAGCGTGCTGAGGGAACCTTTGCGCGCCTCCGTTATCTTTTAGGAGGCGACCGCCCCAGTCAAACTGCCCGCCTGAAACTGTCTCCCGACCGGCTCACGGTCGCGGGTTAGAATCCTAGCTGAACTAGAGTGGTATCTCACCGTTGGCTCCACATCCCCCACAAGGAATGCCTCTACGCCTCCCACCTATCCTGCGCAAGCTCAGCCCGGACACCATTCCAGGTTACAGTAAAGCTTCATAGGGTCTTTCTGTCCAGGTGCAGGTAGTCCGTATCTTCACAGACAATCCTATTTCGCCGAGTCTCTCTCCGAGACACCATCCAGATCGTTACGCCTTTCGTGCGGGTCGGAACTTACCCGACAAGGAATTTCGCTACCTTAGGACCGTTATAGTTACGGCCGCCGTTCACCGGGGCTTCGGTCGTCAGCTTTAGGGTTGCCCCCTGACCAACTTCCTTAACCTTCCGGCACTGGGCAGGCGTCAGCCCCCATACATGCTCTTACGAGTTTGCGGAGACCTGTGTTTTTGGTAAACAGTCGCCTGGATCTCTTCACTGCGACCCGACTTCTCGGGTACCCCTTCTTCCGAAGTTACGGGGCCATTTTGCCGAGTTCCTTAGAGAGAGTTATCTCGCGCCCCTTGGTATTCTCAACCTCCCCACCTGTGTCGGTTTCGGGTACGGGTAAAGTATGCTCAACACATTACTAGCTTTTCTTGACACTCATTTCGACTACTCGGAGTTCGTAAACTCCTCC
Above is a genomic segment from Fischerella sp. JS2 containing:
- a CDS encoding N-6 DNA methylase, producing the protein MLDVSSSDLDFWSKKLDVSSFEADVSSKTLDVSSSEDNHGEFFTPRNVQKMTVRILRPKVTDKIIDLFPLYETCSLLSLKS
- a CDS encoding type II toxin-antitoxin system HicB family antitoxin, translated to MCLENGIVGQGNTQEGAVSKLKEAIDSFEDVYETEINIYKAPISIKELHEFLTIEEQNSEIYELRKVYA
- a CDS encoding IS630 family transposase, with product MQLIAQYSAIILPQYENIRYFVQDESRFGLKTIEGRKITLPGVKPIGDWQWQFKAFWLYGAVEPLTGESLFWQFSHVDTECYQQFLNEFAACYPKSLNILQVDNGLFHKAKRLQIPENIVLLFQPAHSPELNPIERVWEYLKQDLKWELFDHLEHLQTKVAQLLALLTPQIAASLTGYDFILNALSVANIF
- a CDS encoding helix-turn-helix domain-containing protein, which codes for MVGVTQIEIVDSVEELEKLLRHQKQSRSKERIQALYLIKGQEMSVSEIAKILGKHRATVHRWLADYREGGIEAVVEFGTSSGRKRAIPDWAVSSLKKQLEQPEGGFQRYTQIQHWLEKTLGVQAEYATVHHLARYRLKAKLKVPRPRNRKQDEEKLESFKKNSVMTCN